In one window of Chiloscyllium plagiosum isolate BGI_BamShark_2017 chromosome 44, ASM401019v2, whole genome shotgun sequence DNA:
- the LOC122543456 gene encoding gastrula zinc finger protein XlCGF7.1-like, translating to MKKLRRCGDCGKGFHCSSQLEIHRRTHTGEKPFICHVCGKGFSDPSNLLTHQRVHTGERPFICSDCGKGFTQSSNLMTHRRVHTRERPFTCSVCGKGFTQLTSLLKHRGGHTNERSFKCSDCGDGFKNSKDLRAHQRIHTEERRFICSHCAKRFRTSFNLLTHQRVHTGERPFTCSECGKGFSQSQHLRRHQLVHTGEKPFICCECRKGFTRLSTLLTHQQIHK from the coding sequence ATGAAGAAACTGCGGAgatgtggggactgtgggaaaggGTTCCATTGCTCATCGCAGCTAGAGATTCATCGGCGCACtcacaccggggagaagccattcatctgccacgtgtgtgggaagggattcagtgatcCCTCTAACTTGCTGACACACCAGCGAGTGCACACCGGGGAAAGGCCGTTCATCTGCTctgactgtgggaagggattcactcagtcgtccaACTTGATGACACACCGGCGAGtgcacaccagggagaggccgttcacctgctccgtgtgtgggaaggggttcactcAGTTGACCAGCCTGCTGAAGCATCGTGGAGGTCATACCAATGAGAGATCTTTCAAGTGCTCTGACTGTGGCGACGGCTTTAAAAACTCTAAGGACCTGAGGGCCCACCAGCGAATTCACACCGAGGAGAGACGGTTCATCTGCTCTCACTGTGCAAAGAGGTTCAGAACGTCGTtcaacctgctgacccaccaacgcgttcacaccggggagaggccgttcacctgctccgagtgtgggaagggattcagtcagtCACAACACCTACGGAGACACCAGCTAGTACACACCGGCGAGAAGCCATTCATCTGCTGCGAGTGCAGAAAGGGATTCACTCGGCTGTCCACCCTGTTGACACACCAGCAAATTCACAAGTGA